From Shewanella psychrophila, a single genomic window includes:
- a CDS encoding helix-turn-helix domain-containing protein — translation MNKNINGSLGGRLKQARSHKGWSLDRAGAETGVSKAMLGQIERGESSPTIVRLWSIANGFELPLSYFLTDLEVTKTPDLMKNEESDIEVVTLFPFDKETGMETFQIILAPGREYLSAPHNKGVIEHIIVVSGSMEYFLNKRWKHLAEGQVVKFGANRQHGYRNLSQSPTKIHNIICYKSLDR, via the coding sequence ATGAATAAAAATATTAATGGCTCTTTAGGTGGGCGTCTAAAACAGGCTAGATCTCACAAAGGCTGGAGCCTAGACAGGGCGGGTGCCGAGACTGGCGTTTCTAAGGCCATGTTGGGTCAGATTGAGCGTGGAGAATCTAGCCCCACCATCGTCAGGTTATGGAGTATTGCCAATGGCTTCGAGTTGCCGCTTTCCTATTTTTTGACTGATTTAGAAGTGACGAAGACGCCAGATCTTATGAAAAATGAGGAGTCCGATATCGAAGTCGTGACGTTGTTTCCTTTCGATAAAGAGACTGGCATGGAAACGTTTCAGATCATCTTAGCGCCGGGAAGGGAGTACTTATCCGCACCACATAATAAGGGTGTGATAGAGCACATCATAGTGGTGAGTGGGTCGATGGAGTACTTCTTAAATAAGCGGTGGAAGCACTTGGCTGAGGGCCAAGTGGTTAAGTTCGGTGCCAACAGGCAGCATGGTTACCGGAATTTGTCACAAAGCCCTACTAAAATCCATAATATCATCTGTTATAAAAGCCTAGATAGATGA
- a CDS encoding benzoate/H(+) symporter BenE family transporter, with product MTQLGMILNRINTGFIAVLVGFTSSVALIYQAAINLGGDLQMVSSWVFALGLGMGVTSIGLSAYYRVPILIAWSTPGAALLISGTQGFTINQAVGAFLFSAVLITLAGMTGWFERIMSKIPQQIASAMLAGILINFGINTFNLMNRQAPLVLVMLITYLICKHTLPRYTMLAVLTAGFSVAWSMQLIELPQLQWQMSELNYIQPQWSLPAFISIGLPLFIVTMASQNMPGIAVLKAHDYHPPVSRTITVTGVVNMIIAPFGGFGINLAAITAAICMTENADPRPEKRYWSSVAAGVFYILMGVSAVSLMTLFESLPSALILALAGMALLSTIGTSLQQALSSPRYSEAALLTLLVTASDLVLYHIGSALWGALAGLVTLMIQNLLSKHSA from the coding sequence ATGACTCAATTGGGTATGATTTTAAACCGTATTAACACAGGTTTTATCGCCGTTCTGGTTGGATTCACCAGCAGCGTGGCACTTATCTATCAGGCAGCGATAAATCTGGGTGGTGACCTACAGATGGTGTCGAGTTGGGTCTTTGCACTCGGTCTCGGCATGGGAGTCACCTCCATCGGCTTGTCTGCGTACTATCGGGTACCGATCCTTATCGCCTGGTCTACACCTGGCGCAGCACTACTCATCTCTGGAACCCAAGGCTTTACCATTAATCAAGCCGTGGGCGCTTTTCTTTTTTCAGCAGTCTTGATCACCCTTGCGGGTATGACTGGCTGGTTTGAAAGAATCATGAGTAAGATCCCTCAACAAATAGCCAGCGCCATGCTGGCGGGTATACTCATTAATTTCGGCATAAACACCTTCAACCTGATGAACCGGCAAGCCCCCTTAGTCTTAGTTATGCTTATTACATATCTGATTTGCAAGCATACGCTCCCCCGCTATACCATGCTGGCAGTTCTTACCGCTGGCTTCAGTGTAGCTTGGTCAATGCAGTTAATTGAACTACCCCAACTGCAATGGCAGATGAGTGAACTCAATTACATTCAGCCCCAGTGGAGCCTGCCAGCCTTTATCAGCATAGGATTACCTCTATTTATTGTCACCATGGCATCCCAGAATATGCCCGGTATAGCGGTACTCAAGGCTCATGACTACCACCCGCCAGTGTCGCGTACCATAACAGTGACCGGAGTGGTCAACATGATTATTGCCCCTTTTGGCGGTTTCGGTATTAATTTGGCCGCGATTACGGCGGCAATTTGTATGACAGAGAACGCAGATCCCAGGCCTGAGAAACGTTATTGGAGTTCAGTTGCCGCAGGAGTGTTCTACATCTTGATGGGAGTGAGTGCAGTCAGTTTAATGACCCTATTCGAAAGTTTACCCTCTGCACTCATTTTGGCTCTCGCAGGAATGGCCTTATTATCGACCATAGGCACTAGCTTGCAACAGGCCCTAAGCTCTCCACGTTATAGCGAAGCCGCATTGTTAACCTTGCTAGTCACGGCATCGGATCTAGTGCTTTATCACATAGGCTCGGCTCTTTGGGGAGCACTAGCTGGTTTGGTGACCTTGATGATCCAGAACCTACTAAGCAAGCACTCAGCTTGA
- a CDS encoding EAL domain-containing protein — MSINVLVIDDSLACCHVLSEYLMQLDVNRVEYCTDAGSAIKILTKYARDYQVVVIDLHMPNMDGIELLMNLSEIGYRGGVIIASAMENRIIEAASQIVTNSRLRLLGALTKPVSTKELKLCIERLFMMESDLAPKPASISLDELHQALNENKIVPYFQAQMDAKTGDIVGFEVLCRIQLGNKLQLLSPASFLELAESHNLLNDLTEKLLDKALSQWKLISQDDSCDNCSLSINLSPSQLNQASWPNRLVKYCHDNQIARSQLTIEITENQALSEQSQYSNISRLRLHDFGVAIDDFGTGYTNLIQLCCLPISELKLDMSLVRGIHHDPLAQTILKSLQEISSKLGVKLVAEGVEDLRDLNYLEKIDNLRLQGFLICRPKPFGDLMRWLKAHKKVEGLKTQASDSSSVKDAGSKASYLVSAELCEIRVSNYTI; from the coding sequence ATCTGATGCAATTAGATGTTAATCGTGTTGAATATTGTACCGATGCTGGTTCGGCGATAAAAATCTTGACCAAGTATGCCAGGGATTATCAGGTCGTTGTTATCGACCTGCATATGCCAAATATGGATGGCATTGAGCTCTTGATGAACCTGAGTGAAATAGGCTATAGGGGAGGCGTTATCATAGCGTCTGCAATGGAAAATCGTATCATAGAGGCGGCTTCTCAAATAGTCACTAATTCAAGGTTACGTCTCTTAGGTGCATTAACTAAGCCAGTTTCGACTAAGGAACTTAAGCTGTGTATCGAACGATTATTTATGATGGAGTCAGATTTAGCTCCTAAGCCAGCCTCCATTTCTCTCGATGAGTTACATCAGGCTTTGAATGAAAATAAGATTGTTCCTTATTTTCAGGCGCAAATGGATGCTAAAACGGGAGATATAGTCGGTTTTGAAGTCTTATGTCGGATTCAGTTGGGCAATAAGTTGCAGTTGCTTTCCCCTGCAAGCTTTCTTGAACTAGCCGAATCTCATAATCTTCTTAATGATTTAACTGAAAAGTTACTGGATAAGGCCTTGTCACAGTGGAAGCTGATAAGCCAAGATGATTCTTGCGATAATTGTAGCCTCTCTATTAACTTGAGCCCAAGCCAACTGAATCAAGCTAGTTGGCCTAATCGTTTAGTTAAATATTGCCATGATAATCAGATAGCAAGATCGCAACTCACCATAGAGATCACCGAGAATCAGGCATTGAGCGAGCAGAGCCAATACTCAAATATCAGTCGATTACGCTTGCATGACTTTGGGGTAGCCATCGATGACTTCGGTACCGGATATACTAATCTCATTCAGTTGTGTTGTTTACCCATCAGTGAGCTTAAGTTAGATATGAGTCTTGTGCGGGGGATACACCATGACCCCCTAGCGCAAACGATTCTAAAATCCTTACAAGAGATCAGTAGTAAGCTTGGGGTTAAACTGGTAGCCGAAGGAGTCGAAGACCTGAGGGATCTTAACTATCTCGAGAAAATTGATAACTTACGCTTACAAGGTTTTTTAATTTGCCGACCTAAACCATTCGGTGACTTGATGCGTTGGCTCAAAGCGCATAAGAAGGTGGAGGGATTAAAAACTCAGGCTAGTGATAGCTCGTCTGTTAAAGATGCAGGGTCTAAGGCAAGCTATCTTGTTTCTGCTGAACTCTGTGAGATCAGAGTTTCAAATTACACTATCTAA